Proteins found in one Pagrus major chromosome 20, Pma_NU_1.0 genomic segment:
- the LOC141015621 gene encoding dual specificity phosphatase 29-like — translation MPRGFSCLASPEGADGRYETPPASELQRLMWTKKGTSSHLDEVQPRIYIGDNLFPFRYAAKDKRTLQAHHITHVLNAADGKFSVNTGPSFYRDTKITYYGVEAFDMPSFNLSPFFYPAASFIKNALSSPTGKVFVHCAMGLSRSSTLVLAYLMIHENMTLADAIKGVSANRNISPNDGFLEQLRELDKELHGQVSSRSFSANRRT, via the exons ATGCCCAGAGGCTTCAGCTGCTTGGCGAGCCCTGAGGGGGCAGACGGCAGGTATGAGACCCCCCCGGCTTCTGAGCTCCAGAGGCTGATGTGGACAAAGAAAGGGACCAGCAGCCATCTGGATGAAGTTCAGCCCAGGATCTATATTGGAGACA ACCTTTTTCCCTTCAGGTACGCGGCCAAAGACAAGAGGACACTCCAGGCTCACCACATCACCCATGTACTTAACGCCGCTGATGGGAAGTTCAGCGTGAACACGGGGCCCAGCTTCTACCGAGACACCAAAATCACTTATTATGGAGTGGAAGCTTTTGACATGCCGTCCTTTAACTTGAGTCCCTTCTTTTACCCAGCAGCCAGTTTTATCAAGAACGCTCTGAGCTCGCCCACAG GTAAAGTGTTCGTCCACTGTGCGATGGGTCTCAGCCGCTCGTCCACCTTGGTTCTGGCCTACCTGATGATCCACGAGAACATGACGCTGGCGGACGCCATCAAAGGCGTCAGCGCCAACAGGAACATCTCGCCAAACGATGGTTTCctggagcagctcagagagCTGGACAAAGAGCTGCACGGTCAGGTGTCATCGAGGAGCTTCAGCGCTAACAGGCGGACTTGA